A region from the Prosthecobacter fusiformis genome encodes:
- the tnpA gene encoding IS200/IS605 family transposase encodes MPQSLAKIYVHLIFSTQQRERWIPPHLQKDLHAYMGGILRDLGCTPVEINTEPDHAHLLFLLSRTEPLSKIVGQVKTGSTGWLQQQAPDLAGFHWQNGYGAFSVSQSGVVTVQEYIRNQQKRHRVLSFQDEFRSFLKRYDVEYDERYVWD; translated from the coding sequence ATGCCGCAGTCCTTGGCCAAAATTTATGTTCATCTGATTTTCTCGACCCAGCAGCGTGAGCGTTGGATTCCGCCGCATTTGCAGAAGGATTTGCACGCCTACATGGGCGGTATCTTGCGGGACCTGGGATGCACGCCGGTGGAGATCAATACGGAGCCAGATCATGCGCATCTGCTCTTTCTTCTTTCCCGGACGGAACCGTTGAGCAAGATCGTCGGCCAAGTTAAAACAGGGTCCACGGGGTGGTTGCAGCAGCAGGCCCCTGATCTGGCGGGTTTTCATTGGCAAAATGGCTATGGGGCCTTCTCGGTGAGCCAGTCGGGCGTGGTGACCGTTCAGGAATACATTCGAAATCAACAGAAGCGTCATCGGGTGCTGAGTTTTCAGGATGAATTCCGATCCTTCCTCAAACGATATGATGTGGAGTATGATGAACGGTATGTGTGGGATTGA
- the sucB gene encoding dihydrolipoyllysine-residue succinyltransferase: MPDIKIPALGESVAGGQIAKWHFNNGDAVKVGDILLTLETDKVAAEVTAEFSGVLTIGKQAGEDVEVGATVGSIAEGAAAPAAAEAPKPAPAAAPEPAKAEEAKPAAAAPAPEPKPAPKSEAAPAPAPAPKPAAPAPAPAKPEGRTTRKKMSPLRKKIAEQLVSAQQTAAILTTFNECDMSNIMAMRSKLQDSFVKTHGVKLGFMSFFVKAVVEALKAVPAINVRVEGDEIIQNHFYDIGVAVGTEKGLIVPVLRDTDQKSFAEIEKDILAYAAKAKEGKISIPDLSGGVFTISNGGVYGSLLSTPIINPPQSAILGMHTIQQRPIAVDGQVVIRPMMYLALSYDHRVVDGKEAVTFLIRIKDCIENPARMLVGA, from the coding sequence ATGCCTGACATCAAAATCCCCGCTCTCGGCGAATCCGTCGCCGGAGGTCAAATCGCCAAATGGCACTTCAACAATGGCGATGCCGTCAAAGTTGGAGACATCCTCCTGACCCTGGAAACCGACAAGGTGGCCGCTGAAGTCACGGCTGAATTTTCCGGCGTCCTTACCATCGGCAAGCAGGCCGGTGAAGATGTGGAAGTCGGTGCCACGGTCGGCAGCATCGCCGAAGGTGCCGCTGCCCCCGCCGCTGCGGAAGCCCCGAAGCCAGCACCCGCCGCCGCGCCTGAGCCAGCCAAGGCTGAAGAAGCCAAGCCTGCCGCAGCCGCCCCGGCTCCAGAGCCCAAGCCAGCCCCGAAGTCTGAAGCTGCCCCTGCCCCTGCCCCGGCACCGAAGCCCGCCGCCCCTGCGCCAGCTCCCGCCAAGCCTGAAGGCCGCACCACGCGGAAGAAGATGAGCCCGCTGCGCAAAAAGATCGCCGAGCAGCTCGTCAGCGCCCAGCAGACTGCCGCCATCCTCACCACCTTCAACGAGTGCGACATGAGCAACATCATGGCCATGCGCTCGAAGCTCCAGGACAGCTTTGTCAAAACTCACGGCGTGAAACTGGGCTTCATGTCCTTCTTTGTGAAGGCCGTGGTGGAAGCTCTCAAAGCCGTCCCCGCCATCAATGTCCGCGTCGAAGGTGATGAAATCATCCAGAACCACTTTTATGACATCGGCGTCGCCGTTGGCACAGAAAAAGGCCTCATCGTCCCTGTTCTGCGTGACACAGACCAGAAATCCTTCGCCGAGATCGAAAAAGACATCCTGGCTTATGCAGCCAAGGCTAAGGAAGGCAAAATCTCCATCCCGGACCTCAGCGGCGGCGTCTTCACCATCTCCAACGGTGGCGTTTACGGTTCCCTGCTCAGCACCCCCATCATCAATCCTCCGCAGAGCGCCATCCTGGGCATGCACACCATCCAGCAGCGCCCCATCGCCGTGGACGGTCAGGTCGTTATCCGCCCGATGATGTACCTCGCTCTCAGCTATGACCACCGCGTGGTGGATGGCAAAGAGGCCGTGACATTCCTCATCCGCATCAAAGATTGCATCGAAAATCCGGCCAGGATGCTCGTCGGTGCGTAA
- a CDS encoding Trm112 family protein, with product MDLSWINDFLPTFRCPHTHQPLRWAEAADLQHHGHPADEKALVNQDGTRFYPIEDGIPVLLPQDS from the coding sequence ATGGACCTTTCCTGGATCAACGATTTCCTGCCCACCTTTCGCTGCCCGCACACGCATCAGCCCCTGCGCTGGGCCGAGGCCGCCGACCTCCAGCACCACGGACATCCCGCCGATGAAAAAGCCCTGGTCAACCAGGACGGCACCCGCTTTTACCCTATCGAAGACGGCATCCCCGTCCTGCTGCCCCAGGATTCGTAG
- a CDS encoding amidophosphoribosyltransferase — MSDPIRHECGIAVVRLKKPLAYYQDKYGSALYGLERLFGLMAKQRNRGQDGIGIGCCKLDMAPGAPYMFRVRSTKSAEAIGEVLADEMKEFGRIARRVNAERKERRDDSGIEYLKFEDDPEAIKREFELAGEVNMGHLRYGTSGAFGKGSLHPYIRRSTWPTRSLMVMGNFNLTNSGELNKIMMKRGQHPVFDTDTQTVLEEIGFQLDEAHTDLYHKMRDSGIPLEDITRHISEQLDVAQIIRKSAELWDGGYTIAGTIGNGDFFIMRDPLGIRPCHMYEDDEVVAFASERVALMTVFEVGENDIQELPPAHVCVIKSSGQMKTVPFADQAEVLRPCSFERIYFSRSNDSHIYRQRKALGEQMVPQLIESIGNDWEHTVTSFIPNTAETAYHGFLDGLRYKRRLEVKEAIVEMFSQGSFDESKLDDLILRNWPRSEKIAHKDIKMRTFIAQESGRDQLVSSVYDITYGVVTPNDNLVVIDDSIVRGTTLKKSLLRILARTNPRRIIVCSTAPQIRYPDCYGIDMSELGKFIAFQAAIALLAERGMRHVVKDTYLACKEELTKPATEMRNAVKAIYAPFTDAELSAKISELVYPQHTEWKGDIQVIFQSIEGLHKALGPEYGDWYFSGDYPTPGGFSTVNRAFINFFDGKGGRSYDALL, encoded by the coding sequence ATGAGCGACCCCATCCGTCACGAGTGCGGCATTGCCGTAGTCCGGTTGAAAAAACCTTTGGCCTACTACCAGGACAAGTATGGCAGCGCACTTTATGGACTTGAGCGCCTCTTCGGCCTCATGGCCAAGCAGCGCAACCGTGGACAGGACGGCATCGGCATCGGCTGCTGCAAACTGGACATGGCCCCAGGTGCCCCCTACATGTTCCGCGTCCGCTCCACCAAATCCGCCGAAGCCATCGGCGAGGTGCTGGCGGATGAAATGAAGGAGTTTGGACGCATCGCCCGCAGGGTAAATGCTGAGCGCAAAGAGCGCCGGGATGATTCCGGCATCGAATACCTCAAGTTCGAAGACGATCCCGAGGCCATCAAACGTGAGTTTGAGCTGGCTGGTGAAGTAAACATGGGCCACCTCCGTTATGGAACCAGCGGCGCTTTTGGCAAAGGCAGCCTGCACCCTTACATCCGCCGCAGCACCTGGCCCACCCGCAGCCTCATGGTCATGGGTAATTTCAACCTCACCAACTCCGGTGAGCTAAACAAGATCATGATGAAACGGGGCCAGCATCCCGTTTTCGATACCGATACCCAGACCGTTCTCGAAGAGATCGGCTTCCAGCTCGATGAGGCCCACACGGACCTCTACCACAAGATGCGCGATTCCGGCATCCCGCTGGAAGACATCACCCGCCACATCAGCGAGCAGCTCGATGTCGCCCAGATCATCCGCAAATCGGCCGAGCTTTGGGACGGTGGTTACACCATCGCCGGCACCATCGGCAATGGCGATTTCTTCATCATGCGTGATCCCCTGGGCATCCGCCCATGTCACATGTATGAGGACGATGAAGTCGTCGCCTTCGCCTCGGAGCGCGTCGCTTTGATGACCGTCTTTGAAGTGGGTGAAAACGACATCCAGGAGCTGCCTCCTGCCCATGTCTGCGTCATCAAGTCCTCCGGTCAGATGAAAACGGTGCCCTTCGCCGACCAGGCTGAAGTCCTGCGCCCCTGCTCCTTCGAGCGCATTTACTTTTCCCGCAGCAACGACTCCCACATCTACCGCCAGCGCAAGGCCCTGGGCGAGCAGATGGTGCCCCAGCTCATCGAATCCATCGGCAACGACTGGGAGCACACCGTCACCAGTTTCATCCCCAATACCGCTGAAACCGCCTACCATGGCTTTCTGGACGGCCTCCGTTACAAACGGCGGCTGGAGGTCAAGGAAGCCATCGTGGAGATGTTCAGCCAAGGCAGTTTTGACGAATCCAAGCTGGACGACCTCATCCTGCGCAACTGGCCGCGCTCTGAAAAGATCGCCCACAAGGACATCAAGATGCGCACCTTCATCGCCCAGGAAAGCGGGCGTGATCAGCTCGTCTCCAGCGTCTATGACATCACCTACGGCGTCGTCACCCCGAATGACAATCTGGTGGTCATTGATGACTCCATCGTCCGTGGAACCACCCTGAAAAAGAGCCTCCTGCGCATCCTCGCCCGGACGAATCCCCGCCGCATCATCGTCTGCTCCACCGCTCCCCAGATCCGTTATCCGGACTGCTACGGCATTGATATGTCGGAGCTGGGCAAATTCATCGCCTTCCAGGCCGCCATCGCCCTGCTGGCTGAGCGCGGCATGCGCCATGTGGTGAAGGATACCTACCTGGCCTGCAAGGAGGAACTCACCAAGCCTGCAACGGAAATGCGCAATGCCGTGAAGGCCATCTACGCCCCCTTCACAGACGCCGAGCTTTCCGCCAAGATCAGTGAACTGGTCTATCCCCAGCACACCGAATGGAAGGGCGATATCCAGGTCATCTTCCAGTCCATCGAAGGCCTGCACAAAGCCCTCGGGCCGGAATACGGTGATTGGTACTTCAGCGGTGATTACCCGACCCCCGGTGGTTTCTCCACCGTGAACCGCGCCTTCATCAATTTCTTCGATGGCAAAGGCGGCCGCAGTTACGACGCGTTGTTGTAG
- the moeB gene encoding molybdopterin-synthase adenylyltransferase MoeB: MSELTPAELQRYARHLAMPEFGLDAQKRLKSARVLCIGAGGLGSPITMYLAAAGVGCLGLVDPDVVEVSNLQRQLLFGQSDVGRPKLDAARDRLLDINPHLEVHTYPEMFTAANSRRIAADYDILIDGTDNFPTRYLSSDTAVWLRKANVYGSILRFEGQVAVFAPHLDAPCYRCMSPTPPKPGLVPSCAEGGVLGVLPGLIGTMQALEAIKLITGIGQPLLGKLLHVDTLSLRFRTFNLRRDPDCPVCGENPSITEPIDYQGFCGMTPPPNVPTLSVQDLNEKRQAGEDHFLLDVREPNEYEAARITGSTLIPLGEVAERSSEIPRDKPVLVHCRSGMRSAKAVAALQEQGFTNVWNVAGGILAWAKEIDPSVPAA; the protein is encoded by the coding sequence ATGTCAGAGCTTACCCCAGCCGAACTCCAACGTTATGCCCGGCATCTCGCCATGCCGGAGTTTGGCCTGGATGCCCAAAAAAGGCTGAAGTCAGCCCGCGTCCTGTGCATCGGCGCAGGTGGCCTGGGTTCCCCCATCACCATGTATCTGGCCGCTGCCGGGGTCGGTTGTCTGGGGCTGGTGGATCCAGATGTGGTGGAGGTCTCCAATCTCCAGCGCCAGCTTCTTTTTGGTCAAAGTGATGTCGGCCGCCCCAAGCTGGACGCCGCCCGTGACCGCCTGCTCGACATCAATCCGCATCTGGAAGTGCACACTTATCCGGAGATGTTCACGGCGGCCAATTCGCGCCGGATCGCTGCGGACTACGACATCCTCATTGATGGCACGGACAATTTCCCCACGCGCTACCTTTCCAGCGACACCGCCGTCTGGCTACGCAAGGCCAATGTGTATGGCAGCATCCTGCGCTTCGAGGGACAGGTGGCCGTCTTCGCCCCGCATCTGGATGCCCCCTGCTACCGCTGCATGTCCCCGACCCCGCCGAAACCCGGCCTGGTGCCGAGCTGTGCCGAAGGCGGCGTGCTGGGCGTGCTGCCTGGCCTCATCGGCACCATGCAGGCGCTGGAGGCCATCAAGCTCATCACCGGCATTGGGCAACCGTTGTTAGGCAAGCTCCTGCATGTGGACACCCTCAGCCTGCGCTTCCGCACCTTCAACCTGCGGCGGGATCCCGACTGCCCCGTCTGCGGCGAAAATCCTTCCATTACTGAACCCATCGACTATCAAGGCTTCTGCGGCATGACACCTCCCCCCAACGTCCCCACCCTCTCTGTTCAGGACCTGAATGAAAAACGCCAGGCCGGTGAAGACCACTTCCTGCTGGATGTGCGCGAGCCGAATGAATACGAAGCCGCCCGCATCACCGGCTCCACCTTGATTCCCCTGGGAGAAGTGGCCGAACGCTCGTCTGAGATTCCCCGGGATAAACCCGTGCTGGTGCATTGCCGCTCCGGCATGCGCAGTGCCAAGGCGGTGGCTGCGCTTCAAGAACAGGGTTTCACGAATGTCTGGAATGTCGCCGGCGGCATCCTCGCCTGGGCCAAGGAGATCGACCCTTCCGTCCCCGCTGCCTAA
- a CDS encoding 2-oxoglutarate dehydrogenase E1 component, translating to MTASVPFRANSDLLDAQYTDWKKDPRSVDATWASFFEGFELGLTELAKRQAKGDASACETLSEKTLNFRMRVTNALLVFRSLGHIAAHVDPLSPSAPESATLSIEGLGFTQEELNEEVKTHMFRNGQPMKLQAMLEELRKIYCGTTGYEFMHIHTPEIQSWLMERIENRPFEPAPANEQQVDALRWLLEAETFERFLHRRYVGQKRFSVEGGESLLVALETILENLPRLGAKEIIMGMAHRGRLSVLANFLRKPLESLFYEFSENYVPNMVAGDGDVKYHLGFETVRKTRSGDEISVMLAPNPSHLEAVDPVVEGMARARQRLLGDTTERKQVIPVLVHGDAAFAGQGIVTEVLNLSQLPGYRTGGTIHLVVNNQIGFTTLPADARSTRYCTDVAKMVDAPIIHVNGDCPLEVAHAAKMAIEFRQTFGRDVVIDIVCYRRYGHNETDEPAFTQPNMARSIAAHPSTAAIYRGVLQQRGVLDEAGANALQKELEDELEDGVKTLAEREATLGNNPYEGSMAEPQPPFTFGSVPTGIEETSLKTLGEKLLQTPETFRLHPTIAKRFLAARKKAIDSGEGIDWAYAESLAFASLLTDGLGVRLSGQDVRRGTFSQRHCVFYDTETRERHIPLNNLAEEQGRFCVYNSLLSEAAVLGFDYGYTLLAPNVLICWEAQFGDFVNGAQVIIDQFIASAESKWQRPSQITLLLPHGYEGQGPEHSSARLERFLQLSAGRNWAVCNFTTPAQYFHALRRQMKRGFRKPLIVMTPKSLLRHPKCVSKLSEMAEGTSFKEIIDDENLMGPAERVTRLILCTGKVYYDLVEFREQNKIKNAAIIRIEQLYPLHEEMLKELMARYPRAQKKWVWCQEEPRNMGAFNYIRNRLSEISGHRVRYAGRERSSSPAAGSKAIHVLEQAKLVEDAFSV from the coding sequence ATGACAGCCTCCGTGCCCTTCCGGGCGAATTCCGACCTCCTCGACGCCCAATACACCGACTGGAAAAAAGATCCACGTTCTGTTGATGCCACCTGGGCATCTTTCTTCGAAGGATTTGAACTTGGACTCACGGAGCTGGCCAAGCGCCAGGCCAAAGGAGATGCCAGCGCCTGCGAGACTCTTTCTGAGAAGACGTTGAACTTCCGCATGCGGGTGACCAATGCCCTGCTCGTCTTCCGCTCCCTGGGACACATCGCTGCCCATGTGGACCCGCTTTCCCCTTCCGCTCCGGAATCCGCCACCCTTTCCATCGAAGGCCTGGGCTTTACGCAGGAAGAGCTGAATGAAGAGGTGAAAACTCACATGTTCCGCAATGGCCAGCCGATGAAGCTGCAGGCCATGCTGGAAGAGCTGCGTAAAATTTACTGCGGCACCACGGGTTATGAGTTCATGCACATCCACACACCAGAGATCCAGAGCTGGTTGATGGAGCGCATCGAAAACCGCCCTTTTGAACCTGCCCCGGCCAATGAGCAGCAGGTGGATGCCCTGCGCTGGCTGCTGGAAGCAGAGACTTTCGAGCGCTTCCTGCACCGCCGTTACGTCGGCCAAAAGCGTTTCTCCGTGGAAGGTGGCGAATCCCTCCTCGTGGCCCTGGAGACGATCCTGGAAAACCTGCCCCGCCTGGGAGCCAAGGAAATCATCATGGGCATGGCCCACCGTGGCCGCCTGAGCGTGCTGGCCAATTTCCTGCGCAAGCCCCTGGAATCCCTCTTTTACGAATTTAGCGAAAACTATGTGCCCAACATGGTGGCCGGTGATGGCGACGTGAAATATCACCTCGGTTTTGAAACCGTTCGCAAGACCCGCAGTGGAGACGAAATCTCCGTCATGCTGGCTCCTAACCCGAGCCACTTGGAAGCCGTGGACCCCGTCGTGGAAGGCATGGCCCGCGCCCGTCAGCGCCTGCTGGGTGATACTACCGAGCGCAAGCAGGTCATCCCGGTTCTCGTTCATGGCGATGCTGCCTTTGCCGGCCAGGGCATCGTGACGGAAGTGCTGAACCTTTCCCAGCTTCCGGGTTACCGCACCGGCGGCACCATCCACCTGGTGGTGAATAACCAGATCGGTTTCACCACTCTGCCTGCCGATGCACGCTCCACGCGCTATTGCACGGATGTGGCCAAGATGGTGGACGCGCCCATCATTCACGTGAATGGCGACTGCCCGCTGGAAGTGGCCCACGCCGCCAAGATGGCCATCGAATTCCGCCAGACCTTCGGTCGCGATGTCGTCATCGATATCGTCTGCTACCGCCGTTACGGGCACAATGAAACGGACGAGCCCGCATTCACCCAGCCAAACATGGCGCGCTCCATCGCCGCGCACCCTTCCACCGCAGCCATCTATCGGGGTGTATTGCAGCAAAGGGGTGTCTTGGATGAAGCCGGTGCGAACGCCCTGCAAAAGGAACTGGAAGACGAGCTGGAAGATGGCGTGAAAACGCTGGCAGAACGTGAAGCCACCCTGGGTAACAACCCCTATGAAGGCAGCATGGCCGAGCCACAGCCTCCATTCACCTTTGGCTCCGTGCCGACCGGGATTGAAGAAACCAGCCTGAAAACCCTCGGCGAAAAATTGCTTCAGACGCCTGAAACTTTCCGCCTGCATCCCACCATCGCCAAGCGCTTCCTGGCTGCCCGTAAAAAGGCTATCGATTCCGGTGAAGGCATTGACTGGGCGTATGCTGAATCCTTGGCCTTCGCCTCCCTGCTGACCGATGGACTCGGCGTCCGCCTCAGTGGTCAGGACGTCCGCCGCGGTACCTTCAGCCAGCGTCATTGCGTCTTTTACGATACTGAAACCCGCGAGCGCCACATCCCGCTGAACAATCTGGCGGAAGAGCAGGGCCGCTTCTGTGTTTACAACAGTCTTCTTTCTGAAGCTGCCGTGCTCGGCTTTGATTACGGTTATACCCTTCTGGCTCCCAACGTCCTCATCTGCTGGGAAGCCCAGTTTGGTGACTTCGTCAACGGTGCCCAGGTCATCATTGACCAGTTCATCGCCAGTGCCGAGAGCAAGTGGCAGCGCCCCAGCCAGATCACCCTCCTTCTTCCTCACGGTTATGAAGGCCAGGGACCAGAGCACTCCAGCGCCCGTCTGGAACGTTTCCTCCAGCTTTCCGCTGGCCGTAACTGGGCCGTGTGTAATTTCACCACCCCGGCCCAATACTTCCACGCATTGCGCCGTCAGATGAAGCGGGGCTTCCGCAAGCCGCTCATAGTCATGACGCCGAAGAGCCTGCTGCGCCATCCGAAGTGCGTGTCCAAGCTCAGCGAAATGGCCGAAGGCACCAGCTTCAAGGAAATCATCGACGATGAAAACCTGATGGGCCCTGCCGAGCGCGTCACCCGCCTCATCCTTTGCACAGGGAAAGTCTATTACGACCTCGTGGAATTCCGCGAGCAGAACAAGATCAAAAACGCCGCCATCATCCGCATCGAGCAGCTTTATCCGCTGCATGAGGAGATGCTCAAGGAGCTCATGGCCCGCTACCCGCGCGCCCAGAAAAAATGGGTCTGGTGCCAGGAGGAGCCCCGCAACATGGGTGCCTTCAATTACATCCGCAATCGCCTCTCCGAAATCTCCGGCCACCGCGTCCGTTACGCAGGCCGCGAGCGCAGCTCCAGCCCTGCCGCAGGCTCCAAAGCCATTCACGTGCTCGAGCAGGCGAAACTGGTGGAAGATGCCTTCTCCGTTTAA
- a CDS encoding competence/damage-inducible protein A — protein MLRLELVNTGTELCLGDTINTNAAWIGQRMAALGIEVARQTIVPDGGAVREAIEEAAARADVVLVSGGLGPTNDDVTRESTAELLGLSMVQDATVTAHLEAYFTKRNKPVSAATLRQAMVPVGASVLENAFGTAPGLYFPAELGASRGWHSHIFLLPGPPREIKPMVENCVEPRIRALTPDGASRQVIYLKLTGIGESDIVEKAEKELQAVPGLELGYCIGKGDVDVRLAGQAGPVATGAQIVRDRLGEFILSEDRRVLEEVIIHTLTESGEWLATAESCTGGYLASRLTDVSGASKVFGHGFVTYANEAKEKHLGVPADLLQLHGAVSEPVARAMAEGCLQVSGANHALSITGIAGPTGGTEEKPAGTVFIGLASLGQETVVRRFFYPISRDRFKLLTSQAAMDMLRRRMKGLPI, from the coding sequence ATGCTCCGCCTTGAACTCGTCAATACCGGTACCGAACTTTGTCTCGGCGATACGATCAACACCAACGCGGCCTGGATTGGCCAAAGAATGGCCGCTTTGGGCATCGAGGTCGCCCGTCAGACCATAGTGCCAGATGGCGGTGCGGTGCGCGAGGCCATTGAGGAAGCCGCCGCCCGTGCGGATGTGGTGCTCGTTTCCGGCGGGCTTGGACCGACGAATGACGATGTGACGCGTGAATCCACGGCGGAACTCCTGGGCCTGTCGATGGTGCAGGATGCGACGGTGACCGCGCATTTGGAGGCTTATTTTACCAAACGGAACAAACCCGTCTCCGCCGCCACCCTGCGCCAGGCCATGGTTCCTGTAGGTGCCAGCGTGCTGGAAAACGCCTTTGGCACGGCACCGGGGTTGTATTTTCCGGCGGAGCTAGGTGCCTCGCGGGGCTGGCACAGCCACATTTTCCTGCTGCCAGGCCCACCGCGTGAGATCAAGCCTATGGTGGAAAACTGTGTGGAGCCACGCATCCGGGCGCTGACGCCTGATGGTGCATCCCGGCAGGTCATTTACCTGAAACTGACCGGCATCGGCGAATCTGACATCGTGGAAAAAGCGGAAAAGGAACTGCAAGCCGTCCCCGGACTGGAGCTCGGCTATTGCATTGGCAAAGGCGATGTGGACGTGCGTTTGGCGGGTCAGGCAGGACCCGTTGCGACCGGGGCACAGATTGTCCGAGATCGCCTGGGCGAGTTTATTTTATCTGAAGACCGCCGGGTCCTGGAGGAGGTGATCATCCACACCCTGACGGAGAGTGGGGAGTGGCTGGCCACAGCGGAATCCTGCACGGGCGGATACCTGGCCAGTCGCCTGACGGATGTCAGCGGGGCTTCCAAAGTCTTCGGCCACGGTTTTGTAACCTACGCCAATGAGGCTAAGGAAAAGCACCTCGGCGTGCCTGCGGACCTGCTGCAACTGCACGGTGCCGTGAGCGAGCCTGTCGCCCGCGCCATGGCAGAAGGCTGTCTCCAGGTTTCGGGGGCGAATCATGCTCTCTCCATCACCGGCATTGCTGGACCTACCGGTGGCACCGAGGAGAAACCCGCAGGCACCGTCTTCATCGGTCTAGCC
- a CDS encoding DUF502 domain-containing protein, with amino-acid sequence MSVLPPIPQPNPRSPFVWLRNKFLAGLAVALPLLITFWILQSAYHLLHGWSVPLVDFIARFINELTGRVIVDPTSPTYQHVLTFVGFMIPLMVFLALGVMATNVLGVRVVTAMDKLLLSIPLVSFIYKSLKQVIDGFKGLGGRQNFKRVVYVDYPSGDMKMLGFVTGQYLDPQQNKILAAVFIPGALSPMTGLLLVVPIEQVTDAPLTVEDAMKLIFSGGLIVPTRLAAPASKPDINPAPLPTVEHLDEEDLEPDLPLGLPRAEDFDSGDPDILSDSELEAAELTGSRSPGRRILSALSWKKK; translated from the coding sequence ATGTCAGTTCTCCCCCCCATTCCCCAGCCGAATCCGCGCAGCCCTTTTGTCTGGCTGCGAAATAAGTTTCTGGCAGGATTGGCGGTTGCATTGCCCTTGCTGATTACGTTCTGGATTCTCCAGAGCGCCTACCACCTGCTCCATGGCTGGAGCGTCCCTTTGGTGGATTTCATTGCCCGGTTCATCAATGAACTCACTGGCCGTGTGATCGTGGACCCCACCTCACCGACCTACCAGCATGTGCTCACCTTTGTGGGTTTCATGATCCCGCTGATGGTCTTCCTGGCCCTCGGCGTCATGGCCACCAACGTCCTGGGCGTGCGTGTGGTCACCGCCATGGACAAGCTGTTGCTCAGCATTCCCTTGGTCTCCTTCATTTATAAATCGCTCAAGCAGGTGATCGATGGTTTTAAAGGCCTGGGTGGTCGGCAAAATTTCAAGCGGGTAGTCTATGTGGACTATCCTTCCGGGGATATGAAAATGCTTGGCTTCGTCACCGGGCAGTATCTGGACCCGCAGCAGAATAAAATCCTTGCCGCCGTATTCATCCCCGGTGCCCTCAGCCCCATGACCGGCCTGCTCCTCGTCGTGCCTATCGAGCAGGTCACGGACGCCCCTTTGACCGTGGAAGATGCCATGAAGCTCATCTTTTCCGGTGGCCTCATCGTGCCGACCCGCCTCGCAGCCCCAGCTTCGAAGCCTGACATCAATCCCGCCCCGTTACCGACGGTGGAACACCTCGACGAAGAAGACCTGGAACCAGATCTCCCGCTCGGGTTACCCAGGGCGGAAGACTTTGATTCGGGGGATCCAGACATCCTCAGTGACAGTGAACTGGAGGCCGCTGAACTCACGGGTTCACGTTCCCCAGGACGCCGGATTTTGAGCGCCCTGTCCTGGAAGAAAAAATAG